A genome region from Magnolia sinica isolate HGM2019 chromosome 8, MsV1, whole genome shotgun sequence includes the following:
- the LOC131253902 gene encoding uncharacterized protein LOC131253902 isoform X2 encodes MWQILSVIVRVIQKDAEEKKAVFSRRAYFRLFLNWLLDLGSLDPVLDSSNFQIDLLAEISQSPGILFEVDGALKAKQIKADIDEYLKLS; translated from the exons ATGTGGCAGATTTTGTCAGTGATTGTGAGAGTTATCCAAAAGGATGCAGAAGAGAAGAAAGCTGTTTTTAGCCGAAGggcatatttcagattgtttctGAACTGGCTTTTGGACCTTGGTTCCCTTGACCCTGTCCTTGATAGTTCCAACTTTCAG ATTGATTTGCTGGCTGAAATCAGCCAATCACCGGGCATTCTCTTTGAGGTTGATGGTGCTCTGAAAGCAAAGCAGATTAAGGCTGACATTGATGAGTATCTCAAGTTATCTTAA
- the LOC131253902 gene encoding uncharacterized protein LOC131253902 isoform X1 produces the protein MWQILSVIVRVIQKDAEEKKAVFSRRAYFRLFLNWLLDLGSLDPVLDSSNFQVHFLYKGTVRVLLVLLHDFPEFLCDYHFSFCDVIPRSCIQMRNVIQSAFPGNMRLICWLKSANHRAFSLRLMVL, from the exons ATGTGGCAGATTTTGTCAGTGATTGTGAGAGTTATCCAAAAGGATGCAGAAGAGAAGAAAGCTGTTTTTAGCCGAAGggcatatttcagattgtttctGAACTGGCTTTTGGACCTTGGTTCCCTTGACCCTGTCCTTGATAGTTCCAACTTTCAG GTTCACTTTCTGTACAAAGGCACTGTAAGGGTGCTCTTGGTACTGCTTCATGATTTTCCAGAGTTCCTTTGTGATTATCATTTCAGCTTCTGTGATGTGATTCCACGCAGTTGCATTCAAATGCGGAATGTTATTCAAAGTGCATTCCCAGGAAACATGAG ATTGATTTGCTGGCTGAAATCAGCCAATCACCGGGCATTCTCTTTGAGGTTGATGGTGCTCTGA
- the LOC131254164 gene encoding probable LRR receptor-like serine/threonine-protein kinase At3g47570, with translation MELGNGFGEHNPISTFGMELPSVSPKLFWTFLLHATLFPCLIQRCRFSNVPANETDRLALLAFKDRITNDPLNAMSSWNDSLHFCNWRGIRCSLSDQRVTVLDLTSLKLEGSIPPHVGNLTFLNAIHLGDNSFRREIPQEIGHLVRLQFLNLSYNSFAGKIPSNLTYCSDLQVIDLNFNELVGDIPVQLSSLSKLRQLSLSVNNLFGSIPPWLGNLSSLTRLSIRRLNLQGTIPADLGRIPNLGFLQIAENNLTGTIPSAIYNLSALFILSVAANRLHGILPPDLGSRLPNLEGFYVSRNWFTGPIPVSLANASFFKELYLPNNDFTGGVPMNLGSLQYLNILFISGNRLGMGKEDDLNFINSLPNCSSLEQFGFDNNSFKGMLPNSIANLSTRLNQLVIGFNDLYGSIPEGIGNLVGLTQLNLDHNNFTGTIPVSIGKLHKLQILDLSGNRFSGQIPSSMGNFTELNKLHLQENSLLGNIPSSLGNCQKLIVLNLSQNNLNGTIPKQLLTILSLSISLNLARNSLIGSLPVEVGTLKNLQELDVSENKLSGKIPETLSSCQSLERLYMKGNAFQGTIPQSLSTLRGLGELDFSRNNLSGGIPKYLESFTSLHKLNLSFNDFEGQVPIQGVFESASEISIIGNNKLCGGIPKLDLPKCFVPRSKQRRSLSIEVIIPVIVAEATAVYKGSFFWDGLIVAVKVLNLQRQGASRSFLTECEALRNVRHRNLVKVLASCSSIDYKGNDFKALVFEYMPNGSLEEWLHPDVDGEHQPRTLNLVQRLNIAIDVANALDYLHHHCQTPISHCDLKPSNVLLDNDMVAHVSDFGIARFLSEAVDDRFTNKTNSIAVKGSIGYVPPEYGMGGDVSTLGDVYSYGILLLEMFTGKRPTQDMFKDGLNLHEFVKMALPDQVLEIADRGLLEEQKEEQEQDQEIEEEIAFSHIRSPEVKRGSVFGCLVSLFGIGVACSVESPRERMQMKDAVNKMQGIRDIFLGAGIYRKG, from the exons ATGGAGCTAGGCAATGGCTTTGGAGAGCACAACCCAATTTCCACATTCGGAATGGAGCTGCCTTCTGTGAGTCCAAAGCTATTTTGGACATTTCTGCTCCATGCAACGCTCTTCCCGTGTCTGATCCAACGGTGCAGATTTTCCAACGTCCCAGCCAACGAAACCGATCGACTGGCTCTTCTCGCCTTCAAGGACCGAATAACCAATGATCCTCTCAACGCCATGAGCTCGTGGaacgattctcttcatttctgcAATTGGCGCGGAATCAGGTGCAGTCTCAGCGATCAGAGGGTCACCGTCCTCGACCTAACGTCCCTCAAATTGGAAGGTTCTATTCCTCCCCATGTAGGAAATCTCACCTTCCTCAACGCAATCCACCTCGGAGACAACAGCTTCCGCCGCGAAATCCCACAAGAAATAGGACACCTCGTCCGCCTTCAGTTTCTGAATCTCAGTTACAATTCGTTTGCAGgaaaaatcccatccaatctgacctACTGTTCGGACCTCCAAGTTATCGATTTAAATTTCAATGAGCTCGTAGGTGATATTCCTGTCCAGCTTAGCTCTTTATCGAAGCTCCGTCAGTTATCTCTTTCTGTCAACAATCTGTTCGGAAGCATCCCACCTTGGCTAGGAAACCTTTCATCTCTCACTCGTCTTTCTATAAGAAGACTTAACTTACAGGGAACCATCCCTGCTGATTTAGGCCGCATCCCAAATTTAGGATTCCTCCAGATAGCTGAAAACAATCTGACTGGCACAATCCCTTCAGCTATTTACAATCTCTCTGCACTATTTATATTGTCGGTTGCAGCAAATCGACTTCATGGAATCCTTCCACCTGACTTAGGCTCACGTCTTCCTAATCTCGAGGGTTTTTATGTGTCGAGAAACTGGTTTACCGGACCCATTCCTGTTTCACTAGCCAATGCTTCATTCTTTAAAGAGCTCTATCTCCCCAACAACGATTTCACTGGAGGGGTGCCTATGAATCTTGGCAGTCTTCAATATCTTAATATACTCTTCATCAGCGGTAATCGGCTTGGAATGGGGAAAGAAGATGACTTAAATTTCATCAATTCCCTGCCCAACTGCAGCAGCTTGGAACAGTTTGGATTTGATAACAACAGTTTCAAAGGCATGTTGCCCAATTCCATAGCCAATCTATCGACCCGACTCAATCAGCTGGTGATAGGATTCAACGACTTGTATGGAAGCATCCCTGAAGGAATTGGGAATCTTGTGGGCTTGACCCAATTGAATCTGGATCATAACAATTTCACAGGTACCATTCCTGTTAGTATTGGAAAGCTTCATAAGCTGCAAATTTTAGACTTGTCAGGAAACAGATTTTCTGGGCAAATTCCATCATCCATGGGCAACTTCACTGAGCTGAATAAACTTCACTTGCAAGAAAATAGCCTATTGGGAAACATACCTTCGAGTCTCGGAAATTGCCAAAAACTGATCGTTTTGAACCTTTCTCAAAATAACCTTAATGGTACAATACCCAAACAGCTCCTTACAATTTTGTCTCTGTCAATCTCTCTCAACTTAGCTAGAAACTCTTTGATTGGGTCCTTACCTGTGGAAGTGGGCACCTTGAAAAATCTTCAAGAACTAGATGTTTCAGAGAACAAATTGTCTGGCAAAATTCCCGAAACGCTAAGCAGTTGCCAGAGCTTGGAACGCTTGTATATGAAAGGTAACGCCTTTCAAGGGACCATTCCTCAGTCTTTGAGCACATTGAGAGGCCTTGGAGAGTTAGATTTCTCGCGAAATAATTTGAGTGGGGGAATTCCCAAATATCTAGAGAGTTTCACTTCTTTGCACAAACTAAATCTTTCTTTCAATGATTTTGAGGGACAAGTGCCCATCCAAGGGGTGTTTGAAAGTGCAAGTGAGATTTCAATCATTGGAAACAATAAACTCTGTGGGGGTATCCCAAAACTAGACCTACCCAAATGCTTTGTTCCAAGATCCAAACAGCGAAGGTCTTTAAGCATCGAAGTGATCATACCAGTCATTGTTGCC GAAGCTACGGCTGTTTATAAAGGAAGCTTCTTTTGGGATGGTCTAATTGTTGCAGTGAAAGTACTTAATCTTCAAAGACAAGGAGCTTCTAGGAGCTTCCTCACAGAATGTGAGGCATTGAGAAATGTCAGGCATCGGAATCTCGTCAAGGTCCTAGCATCCTGCTCAAGCATCGATTATAAGGGCAATGATTTCAAAGCGCTAGTTTTCGAATACATGCCGAATGGAAGTTTAGAGGAGTGGTTGCATCCAGATGTCGACGGGGAACATCAACCAAGGACTTTGAACCTTGTTCAGAGATTAAACATAGCCATTGATGTGGCTAATGCTCTGGATTATCTTCATCACCATTGCCAAACGCCTATTTCTCACTGTGATCTCAAGCCAAGTAATGTTCTTCTTGACAATGACATGGTGGCGCACGTGAGTGATTTTGGCATCGCAAGGTTCCTTTCTGAGGCTGTCGATGATCGCTTCACAAATAAAACTAACTCCATTGCAGTAAAGGGATCTATTGGGTATGTTCCCCCAG AGTACGGTATGGGTGGCGATGTTTCTACACTGGGTGACGTTTACAGTTATGGAATCCTCTTATTGGAAATGTTCACTGGTAAAAGGCCAACCCAAGACATGTTTAAGGATGGTTTAAACCTTCATGAATTTGTCAAGATGGCTTTGCCGGATCAAGTTCTGGAAATAGCGGACCGGGGACTCTTAGAGGAACAAAAAGAAGAGCAAGAGCAAGATCaagaaatagaggaagaaatagCATTCAGTCATATCAGAAGTCCGGAAGTCAAAAGAGGTAGTGTCTTTGGGTGCTTGGTTTCTTTGTTTGGTATTGGAGTTGCATGTTCTGTTGAATCCCCAAGAGAACGGATGCAGATGAAAGATGCAGTCAATAAAATGCAAGGGATAAGGGATATTTTTCTTGGGGCTGGGATCTATAGGAAGGGATGA